A single region of the Mustela lutreola isolate mMusLut2 chromosome 2, mMusLut2.pri, whole genome shotgun sequence genome encodes:
- the LOC131825530 gene encoding small nuclear ribonucleoprotein-associated protein B'-like, with amino-acid sequence MAKQALLSNRTSESESFGFIMIMSVRTVKLFRRTSSVLPKSAHPEFPRRPALAGRVLLHSPPGGSGLARLEPAGPRGGQRRGGGVTAGRAGRTPRARRRTGALAPALPHRLPLRTPTRTRGRRAPSREPADASAEARGIPGMRHRPPSAGHCRAPPGPPDHAPGHAPPTEQVGGRGQAQPVEHLQCECTRTNEAVVRAQVPAAVGQARSPHAHSGPTHQWTEYT; translated from the exons ATGGCGAAACAAG CACTCTTGTCAAACAGAACATCTGAAAGTGAAAGTTTTGGTTTCATAATGATTATGTCTGTAAGAACGGTTAAACTCTTCAG GAGGACGTCCTCAGTCCTGCCCAAGTCAGCCCACCCGGAGTTCCCCCGCAGGCCAGCCCTCGCGGGCCGGGTCCTCCTGCACTCACCGCCGGGCGGCTCTGGGCTCGCCCGCCTTGAGCCGGCCGGGCCCCGTGGGGGGCAGCGGCGGGGTGGAGGCGTGACCGCCGGGCGCGCGGGGCGCACTCCGAGGGCGCGCCGACGCACAGGCGCGCTCGCGCCCGCGCTCCCGCACCGACTCCCCCTCCGCACACCCACACGCACACGCGGGCGGCGCGCGCCGAGCCGGGAGCCGGCGGACGCGAGCGCGGAAGCGCGAGGAATCCCTGGAATGAGGCACCGCCCGCCCTCAGCCGGGCACTGCCGGGCTCCGCCTGGCCCGCCAGACCACGCCCCCGGACACGCCCCTCCCACCGAGCAGGTGGGCGGCCGAGGCCAG GCCCAGCCGGTGGAACACCTTCAGTGTGAGTGTACACGCACAAACGAAGCTGTTGTGCGCGCCCAGGTGCCTGCTGCTGTGGGCCAGGCACGTTCCCCACACGCACACAGTGGGCCCACGCACCAATGGACAGAGTACACGTGA